GCCTCCGGGGAGCCAGGCGACCGGTAAGACCGCCGCCGTCTAACACCTCGATTCCGTCCGCCCTTCGGTCCATCGCTTTCCAGATGGCCTTTTGGGCTGTTTTGCGCTCTTGATCTGACCCGATCTGGCTTGGTTTGGGGGATATTTTTTTTCGGTGGCGGCGAACAGCGTGCAGTTCACCGAGTTCATCCAGAAGAATCTTCATCTCTACCAGTTCCGCAACAACATGCCGCtcagcaccgccgccaccgccaatTTCACCCGCGGCGAGCTGGCTACGGCCCTGCGGAAGGTACCGACCCGCCTTGATTTATCATCCTCTTTTGAGCATTCTGTTGTGGATTGGCCCTGTGGTGTCATAGGGATGGATTAGGGTTTGTCTGATCCACTATTTTTGCTAGTCTGGACCTTTTAGGGCACGACTaggaggattttttttataataatGTATTTTGCTTTAAGTTGTGCTGTGGGCATGTTGTTCGATTGGTTGGTTTGACTCTAATTGGATTAAGGCAGTGCGATTGGATATGTGACTGGGGTCTTTCACTGGCTATCAAGGGGGCTTATGGTTCGCCGATGCAGAGGCCTCTAGGTTTACTTATGTGTAGTTACAGTTTGCCAATGATATTGTCTGTTATTTCGTTGGCCATGTTTAGAAAAACCTGTGTCGGTTTGGCTAATAGTGATTAGACGTTTCTTTGCTCTTTTTATTCTTCAGCAAGGCCAGGCTGGACCTATTTTACATATTAAACGGGATATCTCAACTATATTATGCAGCTTTAGTTTCTGAGTACAATGATCTCCAATTCATGTAATTGCATGTTTCGTTTCCATCATTAGGTTCATCAAAACTTTACATAATGGTGTTCTACAATGCACCTAGGAATGTGTAGTATGATTTACCCTACGGTGCACCATCTAGAAAGATGTGACACCTTAAGGATTTGGTTTGCTTTTCCTGTTGACTACTTCATGTGATGGATGAATATTGACTTGTACATTTCAAAGATTACACTGGCTGATGTTTGCTTGTCTGTCAACAGATTTTTGCCAGCTTACTTTAGTTTTACTATATATATTCAGATTTACATTAAAAATGGCTCGTGATATATCTTGATGAAACTGAAGATGTCTAAAGATGCCAGTATATTAATTCGTTGACATGATTTGTTGATTCAACTGGTGAGAATCACACACGCAAACTCATCAACATTTTAGGGAGGTATATTGGAATGGCTTAACTCACACTGGTGCATAATTATCAGATTGCCATATTCACTGCACAGAAACAGAGTACGGGCCTctgtttattttcttgttttgttgatTGGTCCGTAGTTGGAGGTTTACAAATTGCAAGAAAGGGAGAAATCTTGGCTGGAACTTATAGATAAAATCCTACTGATATTCACTGCGGATTTGAATTAAACTACCCAGTTATTACATTTGTAGCTTAATACCCTGTTGTGCTGTGTGTTAGTACTCCATATCACCATTTTCTTTTGCCTTCGCTTCGGCTAAGATTACTAATATTTAAGAGCACCAGTTGAAACTTACAAAAGCATTTTTTATATTTGGCACATCTTTTCGTATTTTTCTCTTATAATTTTGTCTGTCCTTCTCATTGTTTATTCTGCATGTTAGCTACTTTACCCTTGCATTCTTCTTTCATTTTTGCAGAATCCCTACTCTGTAAACATCATACTTGCTGGGTTTGATGAAGATGTTGGTGCATCAATGTATTACATTGACTACATCGCTACACTACACAAAATTGATAAGGGAGCATTTGGTTATGGGTCATACTTCTGTTTGTCACTGATGGACAAGTTGTATCGTCCTGATATGACTGTCGAGGAAGCGGTGGACCTTGTTGACAAGTGCATCAAGGAGATCAGACTCCGATTGGTCGTTGCGCCACAGAATTTTGCGATCAAGATTGTGGACAAAGATGGTGCCAGGGACTATGGGAAGCGTGAAAGTGTGAGTGGCAATCCATCTGAATCTACAACCGCTACAACTGCCTGAGGTAGTTCGCCCTGTTGGTGGTCATTTGGCTGGAGGCTGAACCATCCTCACAATTGTCTCTGGGTACTGTCACTATGTAATAGCAATACATTTGGATTTGAGAACTGTGTTGCAAATTATGTTTATGCCCCTTTGTCATGGTAATCTCTTTCAGCGTTTCTTGTTCTTGAATGCTTTGCACCTGGGTATTTTACACTTGCCAGTTATGCTCATATCCTCAGTAATGGATGGTTGCTGTTTATTGTTGTTACTacatttgtttcaaaatataagatgtttaaGTTttatcctaagtcaaacttcttaaaatttgaccgGCTTTATAGAACaatgtattactccctctgatacatattaattgtcgaaatattacatgtacgtagacgttttttaggcatagatacattcatatttgagacaattaatatggatcggagtgagtattatatacaatatcaaataagtacaCTATGAAGATGcatatcatgatggatttaataaaactaatttagagtggtagatgttggtagtttttttataaacttggttaaactttaagaagttttaCTTAGAACAAAGCTTTAAACATCTtatggaacggatggagtactaaGCTGTCAAGAATGTATGTTCTTAGGTTGATGTTGCGCGGTCCTTATGTTGATGTAGTGCAATATCGCATATGAAGCCATGCCAGCATGAGCATGAGTGCATGACCATACACCCGGTTTTCTTCCAGCTGCGGCAACGCTACAGTTCACGGATTAGCTAGCTGCCAGCACGAGGGTTTGGTTGTCTGGACAATGCAGAGGTCGTCCATGCCCAGCTCCGAGCATACGATCTTGCTCCCCAGCGCCCACGTGCAACCCCTTGCAGGTCAATTGCGCGGCCGCTAGAGGCAAAGCCATTAGCCATTGGCTCTGTCTTTTACTCATCAGACATTTTTCGCTTAGGAATGCTACTCTTCTAATGCAAGGATCCTGCAATTTCTTGTTCAGGAATGTTCTCTTATCCTGATAACTGGAACGATATAAATACAGGAAACCACAGCCAGTGCAACATGTCCATACTATTAAAACACATGTTCATATACTATTAAACATACAACTATAGTAAAATGTTCATTCAGAACAATTTATTTACAAACTTGAGCCGTGTCAGGCACACTGATCAAGATTACCATACTATTGACAGAATCTGCAACACAGCATCGTTGCATTGAGCAAACTTCCATGTACATGCTAAGAGTGACTTCATTTACAATTATATTCTTACAAACCAAAAAACTGAGCTAAAGTTAATAAAGTTAACTGTCAAAAATGAATCGACAACTTGATCTTTTAGGGGCAATCTACATCTTAATCCTTCTATAGCGGTCTCAAAAGTGGGTAATCTTCAAGGAGTTCTCGCTCTGACAATGTATCATTCTCATTTTGTGGAGTCCATAAGACCTCAACCGCCTATGAAGGTCAACAAAATGTCGAGAGTCAACATTATGGCCTATAAGTATATTAACCAAAATTGGATAACAGCCtggtttggaaaaaaaaacagtctaACAAGATGTTGCTCATTGAGCGTACACATAAATAACTAACAACGATTAATAATTTGCTGCAATTTTCATTTGCTGACTGGAGACATGTAAGATACTTTGATACTAGCGGAGTAGAAAACTAACTGAGAGTAAGTGGCATGAATTATTTAACCGGCTTTATTTCAGAAAGTTATCAGTTTTGGTGGCTGCTGGTTTACATTATTCAACTCCAGTACAGTGAAGTTGACAGTAgaataagaaagaaaagaaaacaagcaggGAATACCAGTATTTTGCTTGAGGGTACAGCACCAAGCTTTTGTAGAGCTGTCTTCAAGTCAGAGCTGCTATTTATAGTAGGCAACTTGTGAACTCCCTCAGCAGCAACCAATATGGTTATCTACaattgaaaataaaaaaaataaaatcttcaACATTTATCATCAAAACCTACAAATCCTACAATCAGAATCAAGGAAAAGAATAGCAATTAGTCCCTGTGTGACTGGAAGGAGAGTTATAACCAATGTGGCAATGTTCCTTCTAATCAGAAGTACTAAGAGGCCTCCTTCACTGATATGCTAATCATCGGCATCCTAGTCAATAAACCATGACACTACCAAGTACTAAATGCCATAAatcgagaaaaaaataatataaacaTGGTTCTTCGGTAACAATTTGAGCTCCAAATAATTGGTACTTAAGTAATAAAATGAGAGAGTATAGCTTTTGTAACAGGAACGAGAGTAGTTTCCACAGAAGTCCATTATGTTCATTTTACTAGTAGAAATATTGATTGAGTGAATAGTAACTTCGACACCTTATAAAGGTCCCAAATGTTATCGTGCACATATCAGATATAACATCAAATGACTGCTattatttgttttaatttttcattAACAGAAAGCATACCACAATGTACTCATTGCTAAAACCACTTGATCTTTGACTGCCTGCCTTTTGCCTCTTTATACTGTTCACATTCACGAGTGTTTCTTCATCAAACTTGCCCCGTTCCTCAATTGACAGTTGATTGAAACGTTTCTCTCCATCATCTATGCTTCGCTTGACATCAACCTTGAGAATAAGCGAATGTTGAGATTAATAAATATATCCAAACAAGAAAGTCATCATATCCTAAATCTGCAAGATCTCGCTAGTAAGGCTGTTACATGATGTAGCGCTCATGTATCCTACAAAATGACACtaccaagtttttttttttgtggataATGACACTACCAAGTTAACaacctaaaaattgaagtatgAAAGTATATAATATCCCACTCAAAAATAGCGAGTAACTTGGCAAAAAATACTATATCATCATCGATGAAACCAAAATACATAATAAAACTTTGCTTTCCATTCCTGGAAGGAACAGTAAATCTAATCATATgaaggaagaaagagagagaactGAAATCTGCTGCATAAACTGACAATATAAATTGAAGGGTTAAGTATGTTTACTGTTGAGTAAGCTGATATACAGCAATCTGGATGCCGAAGTAATGCCAATGTTGTCTCTGGAAAACATAACACCAAATAGTAAGATTTAATTCAACAAGTATAAAAACGGTCCAAATcttaaaacaagaacaaatcTTCATAATTTGTTTCACACAGGATTCCCGATGCATAACGTAGTATAGTTATCATCAGTATGTTGATTTTATGTCAGGAGACGTGTGCCATTATCAACGCTGATAAGCAAGCAACCAACTTTTCAaaccaaaagagaaaacaaaccATCCCAGCACATATGGCCAACACAGTGGCAAATCACATATAATGAAGCAGTATTTACATAGAACAATTACGCCATATAGTATCGATCATAATTGTGAAGTAATATAAGGAAGAAACATTATGATTTGGTTTTACCTGTCAGCACATAGCTCAACCCAGATGGGGTAGACGTATCTGCTTTCTCGGCTATTTGATCAAGCTCTTTCTGAAATGATCGGGCCATGCCCAACAATCCAACCTAGGAACATTTCCGGCATACATATTAGGAAATTAAGGGATTCCACGCAGACATAAATAATTAATGGAATCATGCAGTTAAGCTTGAGTACAGTACAATTTGTAGTTAAGCTTGAATAGTACTATCATGAATCAAGGACAAGCACGCTACAAACCAATTCTAGGTATTGACTCAAGCAATGGCATCTATATACCAACGTACATAGAATCAATAAATGGGTGGCATTCTATAATGAACTTACGAACAATCTAAGTATTTAACAGCAATTCATTTGCATATTTTAACCGTTGACGAATGAAGTGATTGACCAATTGATCGATGGTAAGTAAATTGTTCGGGATGCAAAATCGGCCCAGACATGAGAGGACATGAACAAAGAAGAAACGGTAAGAACCTGCAGCTTGAGGACGGTGGTCTTCTGCGTCTCGGTGAGCACGCTTCCGCCCCCGGACGAGTCGGAGAGGAACCCAGCGAGGTATAGAAACGCCGCGAACCCCACCAGCGTCAAGAGGAATCCAGACCCCCCGAACCCTATGCCAACGGCTGGGCCGACGGACACGAACGGCGAGGGCGAGTAGAACGGCGCGGCCGAGTACCCACCcctgggcgccggcgcggTGTACCCGTAGGACGGCGAGGACCTCGACGATCGCGAGGAGAAGGCGGACCCGCCGACGCGGCCCCCAGAGGCAGCCAGCGCCGCGTGGTGGGGACCCGCGGCCGCGAGCagcgcgccggcgaggaggagcgccaGCGCGGGCTTCTTGAGCGCCGCGAGAGTGTCGGAGAGGGACTTCTTGAGCGCGTCGAGCAGCGGGTGTGGCGGTCTCGCCGCAGCCGTCTCGGTGACAGGTGGGAGTCGGGGGCTCGGGTGGGCgcggaggcgcggggcgcggtCGCGGTCGGGGAGGGGCGAGGAGGGGCTGAGGAGGtgcaggccgcggcggggcgggAGCGAGCGCGGGGGTGGCAGGGAGAGGAAGCGCGTGGATtcgaggagggaggcggcggccatggcggccggtGGCGCGCGATGCGGAGGAGGTGTGGTGGAATGGCCGTGCAAAGTtcggggggaggaggagcggagcGGGAGGGgcgatattatttttttgagaagtGTGTGGGGGAGGAGGATCAGGAATTGAGGATGTGAGGCTGGGGCTGCGGCGCCGTGGATGACCGGCGGCGGAAAGCTTCCGTCTGTCTTCTTCCGCGGCACGGCAGGAAGGCCACGCGTACCGTAAAATGTTGCCGGTGACCAAGGTTAAGCAAACGATCTGACCTCGCTGATTATATCAAAATCTTTCGGAAGTCGGCTACAAATACTGGACTTCCATGAATTTGACTAATATCAGCGGCTTTTTTAAGACCCGCACGAGATAGGGCACTCTCAATTTTTTCGGATGCACCGTGGCTAGAAATACATATCTAACGGCGGTAACAAAAGTTAATGAATTTGACTAATATCAGCAGTTTTCTTTGAGACCCGCACGAGACAACACACTCTCAATTTTATGCACAATGGTTAGAGATATTGTACATATGTAACAGATACAGTTCCTTGACGTATGTTTCCTGCCGTGAGGAtgactgacatgtgggcccaaaCCCATGGTCAGTCACAGCAGCCGTATGTCAAGGATCCTCCTCCATATCTAACGGCGGTAAGCCAGTAACAAAAGTGATTGAAAACTGAAACTTTTTCAGTTGCCTGTTCAATAGACATCCCatttaataaaactattttgagggaaaataaaactaatttagatcGTACATGTTGTTAATTTTTTCTATtcccttcgtccaacaaaggatgtcttaactttgactaaagttgaatgcatctatacactaaatcatgtttagatatatccaaattttgacaaacttgaatcatcttttattggacggaggaaatattgttgtagtaaaataaaactcttatatgggccgggccgtaaatcctacgtggcgacgaccaagtcaacatttaCCAAGCATGAGTCAAGACGCCCGCGTGACgcagtcaatcctacgtggcaaaggaagacaagtcaacaagtcaaacttctcatgccatggtcaaatggtcaaatgagctagaatAGGgtcaagaaaggtgtgaggagggggccATGGACCAATCCacacttttctcacatggtgcacacaaaagttatggactaAGGAGCtatttttaccattttgcccccgcttttctttctccctcaatggtagccatggtcttttgtcatgaacccctaggctataaataccccccatggaggcatgtatcattcactctcacttgaataaactcaaggggagaggactagagtgctccctctaaggttcgttCTTGCGCGtcgctctcgactgaaagtcgatcagcctcgaggaagccttctaggggacttTAGTTTCAAGGCTCCGAATtaaccttggttggcacgggctcgaaggagaaggggttgggttagagttccgagggtatcttAACCTctatacttggaaagacgcgttcggtccgagtacgaggcggccttgatgaatctctcgctaaaaggtgtcttgggaagatccgcttgGCCCAATCCCTTGgttaacaaccccctcgaagcctttcctaacatagattaagtcgcacccacagggtcgaccgaacctattaaaaaaatatcgacgtgtcaacttgtccaagtataTGACGatcttcgctataaggccggcgtacacgcccaaCTTTTAtaccgcacttgtgccatcgagcattggcaccccttactctaattattgtcaaaaacaacaacaaatataaaTTTTATTAAACTTGAAACTATTGATTTatggtaaaaataaaatattgtaTATTTGAAATATTTTGGGACGACCCACTGAGCACGATCTATTTTGATCACAAAGACCATGGGATATGCTAACAACCCAATAATAACCCATAAACCCACGGCACATGCTAATTACAGAGTCCAAACTCGAATCCATCTAGTACCCAAGTTGCGTGAGAGGAAACCTAGATTCCAGTCCGCATGGACGggcctgccgccggatctgcTGGGCGAcgtcctctccctcgccgacCGCGTCCAGCGCCGCGCCGTATGCCGCCCATGGcgctcgggcgccaagctccAGCCCGCGCCCCCCCGCAGCTCCCCTGTATCGCCCTCCCTGACGCTTACGTCCTGGACATCGCCAACAAGAAGAGGGTCTGCGTATTCcaaacgacgacgacggccctTGCTACAGCGCCGGCGAGAGTATGTTCTTCCTCCACCACAACGACGGGCGATGCAGCGTGGTCAACGGATCGTCCGGCGCCGCGACGCCTCTCCCCGAGCTGGCCGCTCTCCTGGAGTCTCACGAGGTAAATCCCTGCGACGACAAGTTGGGGCACAGGCCGTTTATGAATATGGAGATCAGGAAGGTGGTGATGTCCTTGGTGGCATCCAGCCCGAGCCATCACCCCCTTGTCCTTGTGGCCGTTCTAGCCAGTGACAACTCTAAATCCAGAGTCTTTATTTCGACGTGCCGACCCGCCGGGGAGATCAACTCGTGCGTTGTGATGCGGGAGATGCCCACCATCCTCGACATCGCCTTCTTTCAAGACAAGATATACGCGCCTCTCTATGTACGAAGAGCTTGTCGCCATTGATCTCAGCAATGGCTGCCTCGACAAGCCGACGCCACCAGGCATGGAACCCGAAGTGAAACCGCAATACACCTCATGGATATGGCCACCTAATCTACCAGATATGTATCGACAAGATCTCTTGGACAACATCCATGCCGGACCCGAGAAGGTCCAGCGATATCTAGTGGAATCCAATGGCAAGCTGCTGATGGTGAGGAGATGTTTCGGCGGAGAAACTATTTGCTTCGAGGTGTTCAAGGCGGACCTCAGTGACGGTCCCCGTCTTGGCCGGTGGAAGAAGGCCGACAGTCTCGACGGCCGGGCGCTCTTCCTGGGCACAGCGTGCTCCAAGTCTGTCCGTGCTAGTGAAGGTGATGGAGCTCGAAGAGATTGCATCTACTTCGTGCTCGGGTATCCAAACCCCCTTTGCGACTCCGGTGTGTACAGCGTGGTAGACAAGATGATCATCCCGTTGATGCCAGAGTCAGCGATGCTGAGGGCAAAGCTAAAATGGGATAGCCGGCGGtttccggcatggtttttTCCGGTGTAAGTTTAGTACTATGTCCTATATATTCCGTGTCAGCTACTAGTTCGTATTAAGCAGTAATACTCGTAATAAACTTGAAACGAGGACCTTTTTCTCGTGTTTGGTAATTAGTACtatcttcatcttcagtttTTGTAACACCTGAGTTGACACTCGTTGTTTGCACATAGTGTATCTtgctttgtatttttttttcttttgcgccAGTTTTCAATTTCAACCCAATTTGAGTTGACCCAAGGACGACTGTTTGGTCCAGCTTTGACCACCAACAGGGCTCGTTCAGTTTGGAGTTTTTCTCTAGGAAAATCAAAGAACTGAGAATTACGTAGGAAAGTTCACTATAGATGCATTCCGTGTGCACGATGAAGCAAAGTGATTCCTTAGCAATATTGTTGATTTCCTGtgttttttgagaaaactgaACACTAAATCCAAGCTCTGTTTTTTCGCAATGGAACAAGGCAAGACGATTCCTTAGGTTGACAACTGCTATCCTATCACAATCCCATATTCACTTCAAACAAAATGAGCCCTGCGTTTTACTTGCCTTCTCGAATGTGTTGGTTTTGCTAATAGTGATTGGATGTTTCTTTGCTCTTTTTAGTGGTAAAAGCTAAGCAGGACTTATTTTACATATTAAACGGGATATCTCAACTATATTCTGCAGCTTTAGTTTCGGAGGACGGTGTTCACCAATTCATGTAATTGCACGTTCGTTTCCATCATTAGGTTCATGAAACAACTTTACATCATAATGTTCTGTGCACCTAGGTATGCCTATTAGTGTGATCATTTACCATACGATGCACCATCTAGAAAGATGTGACACCTTAAGgattttctttgcttttcaTGTTGACTACTTCATGTGATGTATGAATATTGATATGTACATTTCAAAGATTACAGTGGCCCATGTTTGCTTGTTTGTCAACATATTTTTGCCAGCTTACTGTTGTTTCACTATGGCTGCGTTCTTTTTGGCTTTTAGGACCGATTTCTCCTAAAAGCTGCCCTCACCTAACTTTCTGGAGAAACCACATTTCAGAGTTAGCTAGGTTTCCAAATTAGTTTAGGCCAAACTGATTTGGCAGCCtatcaaatttaggtggcggCTTCTCTAGGAAGCTGGGGGAGTGCAGCTTCTCGGAGAAGCCAGTCCAGGAAGCCGGAAAGAACGGGCCCTATATATATGTTCAGATTACATTAAAAATTGTTCGTGATATATCAAGATGAAACTGAAAATGTTTAAAGATGCCAGTATATTAATTCATTGACGTGTTGATTCAACTGGTGAGGATCATACATGCAAACTCAGCAATGTGGGGAGGTATATTGCAATTCTGTAACCTGCACTAGCGCATAATTATCAGACTACATTCACTGCATGGAAACAGAGTATGGGGCTCTGTTTATTTTCCTGTTTTGTTGATCGGTTCATAGTCGGAGGTTTACAAATTACAAGAAACAGACAAATCTGGGTTGTAACTTACAGATAAAATCCTACTGATATTTACTGCGGATTTGAATTAAACTACCTGGTTATTCCATTTGTAGCTTAATACCCTGTTTTGCCGTCGGTACTCCATATCACCATTCCCTTTTGCCTTAGTTTCTGACTAagattactactccctccgattctaaattgttgtcgaaatattacacgtatgtagacaccttttaagaatagatacatctatatttaggcaaatttgagacaagaatttagaatcggagggagtaatatttaaGAGCTTGATTGAAACTTAAagcagcattttttttaatttggcaCATCTTTGCTTAATTCttctctgatttttttatctGTCCTTGTCATTGTTGTTCCGCATGTTTTAGCTACTTTAGCTTTGCATTCTTCTTTCATTTGTGAAGAGTCCCTACTCTGTAAACAGCATACTTGCTGGGTTTGATGCAGATGTTGGTGCATCAATGTATTATAGAATTATTATATCGACTACAGCGTACTTCTGTTTATGACTGATGAACAAGTTGTATCGTCCTGATATGACTGTCGAGGAAGCGGTGGACCTTGTTGTCTTGTTGACAAGTGCATCAAGGAGAACAAACTCCGATTGGTCGTGTCGCAAAGAATTTCTGGATCAAGACTGGACAAGGATGGTGCCAGGGACTATGGGAGGAGCGAAAGCATGAGTGGCAATCCATCTGAAGCTACAACCGCCGCAATAACTGCCTGAGGTAGTTGGCCCTGTTGGTGGTCATTTCGCTGGAGGCTGAACCATCCTCCCAATTGTATCTGGGTTCTGTCACTATGTAATCGCATATACGTCTGGATTTGAGAACTGTTGCAAATTATGTTTACCCTTTTCAGGGTTAGCCGTTTCAGGGTTTTGTCGCTCTCAGATGCTTTGCACCTGGGTATTTTACCCTTGCCGGTTATGCCCATCTAATGCGAGgatccttttctttctcagGAATGTTACTCTTGTTATCCTGGTAACTGAAAGTAGATAAATACTTGACTAAGGGACAGCCAGTGCATTTTACCTTTGTTTCTTGATAACATGATTCATACTATTAAAACGCGTGTGACCAAATGGGGACACAAATAGTACTATACAGGTAAAGTAATTTGTTCATTGAGAACAATTTATTTACAAACTTGAGCCTTGCCAG
This is a stretch of genomic DNA from Brachypodium distachyon strain Bd21 chromosome 1, Brachypodium_distachyon_v3.0, whole genome shotgun sequence. It encodes these proteins:
- the LOC100827540 gene encoding proteasome subunit beta type-2; this translates as MECVIGVVGRDFAVVAADTSAVQSILVHKTDEDKIMLLDSHKLMGASGEPGDRVQFTEFIQKNLHLYQFRNNMPLSTAATANFTRGELATALRKNPYSVNIILAGFDEDVGASMYYIDYIATLHKIDKGAFGYGSYFCLSLMDKLYRPDMTVEEAVDLVDKCIKEIRLRLVVAPQNFAIKIVDKDGARDYGKRESVSGNPSESTTATTA
- the LOC100843817 gene encoding uncharacterized protein LOC100843817, with amino-acid sequence MAAASLLESTRFLSLPPPRSLPPRRGLHLLSPSSPLPDRDRAPRLRAHPSPRLPPVTETAAARPPHPLLDALKKSLSDTLAALKKPALALLLAGALLAAAGPHHAALAASGGRVGGSAFSSRSSRSSPSYGYTAPAPRGGYSAAPFYSPSPFVSVGPAVGIGFGGSGFLLTLVGFAAFLYLAGFLSDSSGGGSVLTETQKTTVLKLQVGLLGMARSFQKELDQIAEKADTSTPSGLSYVLTETTLALLRHPDCCISAYSTVDVKRSIDDGEKRFNQLSIEERGKFDEETLVNVNSIKRQKAGSQRSSGFSNEYIVITILVAAEGVHKLPTINSSSDLKTALQKLGAVPSSKILAVEVLWTPQNENDTLSERELLEDYPLLRPL